A genomic window from Acinetobacter lwoffii includes:
- a CDS encoding potassium transporter Kup: MQSTAQKAALPVITLAALGVVFGDIGTSPLYALRQCFLTAHLAISEASVLGILSLIFWCMMLTISFKYVMVIMRADNNGEGGIMSLLALNLRTTRISDQKKIFLIALGFVGASLFFGDGIITPAISVLSAIEGLSIATPIFNQWLVPLSIGILAGLFMVQRHGTATMGKFFGPLTMLWFLSIGGFGLWSIIQTPFVLWMVNPYWAYHFVVDQPYVAFLTMGAVILTMTGGEAIYADMGHFGRLPIRLAWFIIVLPCLLLNYAGQGALLLRSPEALANPFYMLLPDWALFPMIGLATAAAVIASQAVITGVFSMVNQAIQLRYLPRLSVKHTSALERGQIYLPFINWMLFISVLILILLFENSANLASAYGVAVTMTMLCGTILISILAYGFWRWPVWKVALFAVPFLALDLVFVASTSLKITSGGWVPILIGAVLFTILMTWKDGRALVLNRLEQDALPIDLFIKSISMGEGTKFVPGDAIFLTGTPNIVPHAMLHNIKHNKVLHERNIMLTVITRDIPFVDRQERIELEKLSEHFYRVFIYYGFKDQPNIPEALQQAYEQWNFEYDLMQISFFISRERIMHTVGEGMAPWREKLFISMQRNTSPVSDFYQIPPNRVVELGTQIQM, from the coding sequence ATGCAAAGCACTGCACAAAAGGCGGCTCTCCCGGTGATTACACTGGCTGCGCTTGGGGTCGTTTTCGGAGATATTGGTACCAGTCCGCTCTATGCACTGCGCCAATGTTTCCTCACCGCACATCTTGCCATTAGCGAAGCTTCTGTACTCGGCATCCTGTCCCTGATTTTCTGGTGCATGATGCTTACCATCAGCTTTAAATACGTCATGGTGATCATGCGTGCCGATAACAACGGCGAAGGTGGGATCATGTCACTACTGGCATTAAACCTGCGTACCACACGAATCTCTGATCAAAAGAAAATATTCCTGATTGCTTTGGGCTTTGTTGGTGCCTCACTATTTTTCGGTGACGGGATTATTACCCCAGCAATCTCCGTGCTATCAGCCATTGAAGGCCTGAGTATTGCCACGCCCATTTTCAATCAGTGGTTGGTGCCTTTATCGATAGGGATTCTGGCCGGACTGTTTATGGTACAGCGACACGGCACAGCCACGATGGGCAAATTTTTTGGGCCTTTAACCATGCTCTGGTTTTTGTCCATTGGCGGTTTTGGTTTGTGGAGCATTATCCAGACCCCATTTGTACTCTGGATGGTGAATCCCTACTGGGCCTATCATTTTGTAGTTGACCAGCCTTATGTGGCTTTTCTGACCATGGGGGCGGTGATTCTGACCATGACTGGGGGTGAAGCGATTTATGCCGATATGGGGCATTTTGGCCGTCTGCCGATTCGTCTGGCCTGGTTCATTATTGTCTTGCCCTGTTTATTATTGAATTATGCCGGGCAAGGCGCCTTGTTACTGCGTAGTCCTGAAGCACTGGCGAATCCTTTCTATATGCTGCTGCCAGACTGGGCTTTGTTCCCGATGATTGGACTGGCGACTGCGGCGGCGGTGATTGCCTCACAGGCGGTCATTACTGGCGTATTTTCTATGGTCAATCAGGCCATTCAATTGCGTTATTTGCCGCGCCTGTCAGTCAAGCATACCTCTGCATTGGAGCGTGGTCAGATTTATCTGCCTTTCATTAACTGGATGCTGTTTATCTCGGTGCTGATCCTGATTTTACTGTTTGAAAATAGTGCCAATCTGGCCAGTGCTTATGGTGTTGCGGTGACCATGACCATGCTCTGCGGCACCATTCTGATCTCGATTCTGGCTTATGGATTCTGGCGTTGGCCGGTCTGGAAAGTAGCTTTATTTGCTGTGCCATTCCTGGCACTGGATTTAGTCTTTGTGGCTTCAACGTCCTTGAAAATTACTTCGGGTGGCTGGGTGCCAATTCTGATTGGTGCGGTACTATTTACGATTCTCATGACCTGGAAAGACGGGCGTGCGTTGGTGCTGAATCGTCTGGAACAGGATGCCTTGCCGATTGATCTGTTTATTAAAAGTATTTCGATGGGCGAAGGTACCAAATTTGTGCCAGGCGATGCCATTTTCCTGACAGGCACACCAAATATTGTTCCGCATGCCATGCTGCATAATATTAAACACAATAAGGTCTTGCATGAACGCAATATCATGCTGACGGTGATTACCCGGGATATTCCTTTTGTCGACAGACAGGAGCGGATTGAACTGGAAAAACTGAGTGAGCACTTTTACCGGGTGTTTATCTATTATGGTTTTAAGGATCAGCCGAATATTCCGGAAGCTTTACAACAGGCCTATGAGCAATGGAATTTTGAATATGACCTGATGCAGATCAGTTTCTTTATTTCACGTGAACGGATTATGCATACTGTGGGTGAGGGCATGGCACCGTGGCGGGAAAAGCTGTTTATTTCTATGCAGCGCAATACCAGTCCGGTCAGTGATTTCTATCAAATTCCACCCAACCGTGTGGTCGAGCTGGGCACCCAGATTCAGATGTAA
- a CDS encoding SAM-dependent methyltransferase — MQWLQALRQHLPQHKYAIDAAVLGDHAQLPWSNLGYWQAGQQDYAAACRMLADHLAQTVNLNSKDKLLDLGCGQGASLLYWQQDYQVQYLAGVELQAACVANIQQYLPELNAIYQASFLRLKELPFSQRFDVVLCLDAAYHSPVPVFLEQVRSILNSNARIGFHHLVLSERWENLNALQRRKYQFLLKSADVNLKDLMTVGALYACLDRFEFKNIQIQDLSEPVFSGFADYVQKTLNSKASNDQVQGSKLDHFKIQMTAKLCRKLYQEGIMRYVQVTAQSKH, encoded by the coding sequence ATGCAATGGCTTCAGGCACTGCGTCAGCATCTTCCCCAGCACAAGTATGCAATTGATGCCGCTGTGTTGGGCGATCACGCGCAATTGCCCTGGAGCAATTTAGGGTATTGGCAAGCCGGTCAGCAGGATTATGCGGCTGCCTGTCGTATGCTGGCCGATCACCTTGCGCAAACTGTAAATTTAAATTCAAAAGATAAATTGCTGGATTTGGGCTGCGGTCAGGGCGCCAGTTTGCTGTACTGGCAACAAGACTATCAGGTGCAATATCTGGCTGGTGTCGAGCTACAGGCTGCCTGCGTGGCGAATATTCAGCAATATTTACCAGAACTGAATGCCATTTATCAGGCGTCATTTTTGCGTTTAAAAGAATTGCCATTTTCCCAGCGTTTTGATGTGGTGCTATGCCTGGATGCAGCTTATCACAGTCCTGTGCCTGTATTCTTAGAGCAGGTCCGCAGTATTTTAAATTCAAATGCGCGGATTGGTTTTCATCATCTAGTTTTGTCCGAGCGCTGGGAAAATTTAAATGCCTTGCAACGGCGTAAATATCAGTTTTTATTGAAATCTGCCGATGTGAATTTAAAAGATTTAATGACAGTGGGGGCACTATATGCCTGTCTGGATCGCTTTGAATTTAAAAATATTCAGATTCAGGATCTGTCCGAGCCGGTATTTTCCGGCTTCGCTGATTACGTGCAAAAAACTTTGAATTCAAAAGCATCAAATGATCAGGTTCAAGGCTCAAAACTGGATCATTTTAAAATTCAGATGACAGCGAAACTATGCCGAAAATTATATCAGGAAGGGATCATGAGATATGTGCAAGTGACGGCACAATCGAAGCACTAG
- a CDS encoding FAD-dependent oxidoreductase has product MISLDIAVIGSGMAGLATARILQDAGHHITIFEALPGRGMDSHSLEFEGGLIDAPLRVMNPYLWKNTLSLATHLGIKTYPVRTYMACSWLFEDKTETWLTTSRSRIGNIPIINNRKGLQQYGWRLVKGLLQLKVALTKFFKSKNQDISLAEFINRNEIEEVFWHGAVMPVLYTICTCNPKTIGEWPAKPLLIFLRQLTDGDALLRLQGGTPALVDKLIEGIQIEDGSAITLVQEQGDQVKVENAAGYSKLFDRVIVATPTTKIEEFLDPVQFASEIELLKKFKFEQGELVIHTDASVMPPKRKDWAVLSYMMDRKFTRQQFTVWLNSIEPSLVGKSAVFQTWRPVTEIDPKKVIKSVMLTRAVVDANTVALNKELQQRHLDANRKVFFCGSWSCDGLPILESAVTSAMKIAEIFGAPLPFQGLKPVVEVAPQLGY; this is encoded by the coding sequence ATGATCAGTTTGGATATCGCAGTAATTGGTAGTGGCATGGCCGGACTGGCTACAGCCAGAATTCTCCAGGACGCAGGGCATCACATCACGATTTTTGAAGCACTTCCAGGTCGCGGCATGGACAGTCATAGCCTTGAATTTGAAGGGGGCCTGATTGACGCACCTTTACGTGTGATGAACCCCTATCTGTGGAAAAACACCCTGAGTCTAGCCACACATCTGGGCATTAAAACTTATCCGGTGCGGACCTATATGGCCTGCAGCTGGTTATTTGAAGATAAAACTGAAACCTGGCTGACCACATCGCGTAGCCGAATTGGCAATATCCCGATCATCAATAACCGGAAAGGCCTGCAACAATATGGCTGGCGTCTGGTCAAAGGCCTGTTGCAGTTAAAAGTTGCATTGACCAAATTCTTTAAATCGAAAAATCAGGACATCAGCCTGGCAGAATTTATCAATCGTAACGAGATTGAAGAAGTGTTCTGGCACGGTGCGGTGATGCCGGTGCTATATACCATCTGTACCTGCAATCCGAAAACCATTGGTGAATGGCCAGCTAAACCGTTGTTAATTTTTCTGCGTCAATTAACCGATGGCGATGCGTTACTGCGTCTGCAAGGCGGTACACCAGCGTTGGTCGATAAGCTGATTGAAGGCATTCAGATTGAAGACGGTTCAGCAATTACACTGGTACAAGAGCAGGGCGATCAGGTCAAAGTTGAAAATGCGGCCGGTTATTCAAAACTGTTTGACCGGGTGATTGTCGCGACACCGACCACCAAAATTGAGGAGTTCCTGGATCCGGTACAATTCGCCAGTGAAATTGAATTATTGAAGAAATTCAAATTCGAACAAGGCGAACTGGTGATTCATACCGATGCCAGCGTAATGCCGCCAAAACGTAAAGACTGGGCCGTACTCAGCTATATGATGGACCGTAAATTTACTCGTCAGCAATTTACCGTGTGGCTTAACTCGATTGAACCTTCTTTGGTTGGCAAGTCGGCCGTGTTTCAGACCTGGCGTCCGGTAACCGAGATTGATCCGAAGAAAGTGATCAAATCGGTAATGCTGACACGTGCAGTCGTCGATGCTAATACGGTGGCACTGAATAAGGAATTGCAGCAACGTCATCTGGATGCCAACCGTAAGGTCTTCTTCTGCGGTTCATGGTCATGTGACGGTTTGCCGATTCTGGAATCGGCAGTGACCTCAGCGATGAAGATTGCAGAAATCTTTGGTGCGCCTTTACCATTTCAGGGTTTAAAACCTGTGGTTGAGGTTGCTCCGCAACTGGGTTATTAA
- the ahpC gene encoding alkyl hydroperoxide reductase subunit C: protein MSLINTEIQPFNATAYHNGQFIEVSEQDLKGKWSVVFFYPADFTFVCPTELGDLADQYAEFQKMGVEIYGVSTDTHFTHKAWHDTSDVIGKIQYPLIGDPTWTLSKNFEVLIEAEGLADRGTFVIDPEGKIQIIEINAGGIGRDAQELLRKVKAAQYVHAHPGEVCPAKWKEGEATLAPSIDLVGKI, encoded by the coding sequence ATGAGTTTAATCAATACTGAAATCCAACCATTCAATGCAACTGCTTACCACAATGGTCAGTTCATTGAAGTTTCTGAGCAAGACCTGAAAGGTAAATGGTCAGTGGTGTTTTTCTATCCTGCAGATTTTACCTTTGTTTGTCCAACTGAATTAGGCGATCTTGCTGATCAGTATGCTGAATTCCAGAAAATGGGTGTAGAAATCTATGGCGTGTCTACCGATACTCATTTCACTCATAAAGCTTGGCATGATACCTCTGACGTGATTGGTAAAATCCAGTATCCATTGATTGGTGATCCAACCTGGACTTTGTCTAAAAACTTCGAAGTACTGATTGAAGCTGAGGGTTTGGCAGATCGTGGTACTTTCGTGATTGATCCAGAAGGTAAAATCCAGATCATTGAAATCAACGCGGGTGGTATTGGCCGTGATGCACAAGAGCTTCTGCGTAAAGTGAAAGCTGCACAATATGTACATGCGCACCCAGGTGAAGTTTGTCCGGCAAAATGGAAAGAAGGTGAAGCAACACTTGCTCCATCAATCGACCTGGTGGGTAAAATCTAA
- the ssb gene encoding single-stranded DNA-binding protein, with translation MRGVNKVILVGTLGKDPETKTFANGGSLTQFSIATSDSWTDKSTGERKEQTEWHRIVLHNRLGEIAQQYLRKGSKVYIEGSLRTRQWTDQNGQERYTTEIRGEQMQMLDSSRPQNDQGESSFNQPRFNNNNQANNNQGGYGNNPQSGYGSAPQQGGFNNNQGGGYGNNNPSGFAPKSAPAPTAAPAVDLDDDLPF, from the coding sequence ATGCGTGGTGTAAATAAAGTTATTTTAGTGGGTACTTTGGGTAAAGATCCGGAAACCAAAACTTTTGCAAATGGTGGCTCTCTCACTCAATTTTCGATCGCAACCAGCGATTCGTGGACAGATAAAAGTACCGGTGAACGTAAAGAACAAACGGAATGGCACCGTATCGTGTTGCATAACCGTTTAGGTGAAATTGCGCAGCAATATCTTCGTAAAGGCTCAAAAGTATATATTGAAGGTTCATTACGTACCCGTCAGTGGACTGACCAGAATGGTCAGGAACGCTATACGACGGAAATTCGTGGTGAGCAAATGCAGATGCTAGACTCTAGCCGTCCTCAAAATGATCAGGGCGAGAGCAGCTTTAACCAGCCACGCTTTAATAACAATAATCAGGCGAACAACAACCAGGGCGGTTATGGTAATAACCCGCAATCGGGTTATGGTTCAGCACCACAGCAAGGCGGTTTTAACAACAACCAGGGCGGCGGTTATGGCAATAATAACCCGAGTGGTTTTGCGCCGAAATCTGCACCTGCTCCAACAGCAGCGCCTGCAGTAGATCTAGATGATGACTTACCTTTTTAA
- a CDS encoding MFS transporter: MMNALERRSTFALSSIFALRMLGLFMIIPVFSVAGQAYQYATPALIGLAVGVYGLTQALLQIPFSLIADRYSRKPLVVLGLLLFALGGAIAAMSDTIYGVIIGRAIAGGGAVSAVVMALLADVTREENRMKAMAMMGMSIGLSFVVAFSLGPWLTGLVGISGLFWVTTVMGLAAIAMLLMVPKVTRHHKNFQQGYLAQLKQVIKIGDLNRLHVSVFTLHLLLTAMFIYVPSQLIEFADLPLSSHGWVYLPLLVLSLFFAFPSIILAEKYHKMRAIFLVAITGIILGLMVMAFGFESKYVLLIGLGLFFIAFNVMEALLPSWLSKAAPIQSKATAMGVNASSQFLGAFFGGMIGGQLLLLNNTSMGWTILTGIAIIWLLMSFGLAQPRYLSSLVLRLPESRQTDEWTSQLLAIRGIEEVVVMSEQQVAYVKVDKQQIDDASRQQLTHLLGKEVAI; the protein is encoded by the coding sequence ATGATGAATGCTTTAGAACGTCGTTCAACCTTTGCCCTGAGCAGTATTTTTGCACTGCGCATGCTGGGGTTGTTTATGATTATCCCGGTATTTTCTGTGGCAGGGCAGGCATATCAATATGCGACGCCTGCACTGATCGGTTTGGCGGTCGGGGTCTATGGTCTGACCCAGGCACTGTTACAGATTCCATTCAGCCTGATTGCGGACCGTTATAGCCGTAAGCCACTGGTGGTTTTAGGGCTGCTACTATTTGCGCTGGGCGGTGCAATTGCGGCCATGTCGGACACCATTTATGGCGTGATTATCGGCCGTGCGATTGCTGGTGGTGGTGCGGTATCTGCTGTGGTGATGGCACTGCTGGCAGATGTCACCCGTGAAGAAAACCGCATGAAAGCCATGGCAATGATGGGCATGAGTATCGGCCTGTCTTTTGTGGTGGCTTTTAGTTTGGGGCCTTGGCTAACGGGTCTGGTGGGCATCTCTGGGTTGTTCTGGGTCACCACGGTGATGGGCCTGGCGGCGATTGCCATGCTGTTGATGGTGCCGAAAGTCACGCGGCATCATAAAAACTTTCAGCAGGGCTATCTGGCACAGTTGAAACAGGTAATCAAAATCGGGGATCTGAATCGTCTGCATGTGTCGGTCTTTACCCTGCATTTATTGCTCACCGCCATGTTTATCTATGTGCCTTCACAGCTGATCGAATTTGCTGATCTGCCACTGTCCAGTCATGGCTGGGTATATTTGCCGCTGTTGGTACTGAGCCTGTTTTTTGCTTTTCCGAGTATTATCCTGGCAGAAAAATACCACAAAATGCGGGCGATTTTTCTGGTGGCCATTACTGGCATTATTCTGGGTCTAATGGTGATGGCATTTGGTTTTGAATCCAAATATGTCTTGCTGATTGGTTTAGGGTTGTTCTTCATTGCCTTTAATGTGATGGAAGCCCTGTTGCCGTCTTGGTTGTCGAAAGCGGCACCGATCCAGTCCAAAGCGACGGCAATGGGCGTAAATGCCAGCAGCCAGTTTTTAGGGGCTTTCTTTGGCGGTATGATTGGCGGACAATTGCTGCTGCTAAACAATACCTCGATGGGCTGGACTATCCTGACAGGAATCGCGATCATCTGGCTGCTGATGAGTTTTGGCCTGGCTCAGCCACGCTATCTGTCATCGCTGGTACTGCGATTGCCGGAAAGCAGACAAACTGACGAATGGACTTCTCAGCTTTTGGCGATTCGTGGTATTGAAGAGGTCGTGGTGATGTCTGAACAGCAAGTTGCCTATGTAAAAGTCGATAAACAGCAGATTGATGATGCTTCGCGACAACAATTAACGCACTTGTTGGGTAAAGAGGTAGCCATTTAA
- a CDS encoding DUF475 domain-containing protein translates to MLKHFGFSIAFSIVCLGLSAYWGYTHGPDAGLQTMLTALTITAILAIMEVSLSFDNAVVNASVLRGWDHFWKMLFLTVGILIAVFGMRLIFPVVIVAVTADLGFMEVVRLALNDPKEYSARLMAHHPEIAAFGGAFLLMVFLNFFLDEEKDTHWFRRVERRLSNLANVPAMSVFIALVALLIMAANVDEAKRLAVTMAGIWGIVIYIGVQVLSHMLGGEPEVDEEGNAIRHDENGVPTGVVKAGIGGFLYLEVLDASFSFDGVIGAFAITSDVVIIMLGLAIGAIFVRSMTIYLVEQGTLDAYIYLEHGAHYAIGALAFIMIASGTGLHVPEVVTGLIGVAFIVWAVFASIQYKKRQAALDK, encoded by the coding sequence ATGTTGAAACATTTTGGTTTCTCGATTGCATTTTCGATCGTGTGTCTTGGTTTGTCTGCATATTGGGGTTATACCCATGGTCCTGACGCAGGCCTGCAAACCATGCTCACAGCGCTGACCATTACCGCTATTCTGGCGATTATGGAAGTGTCGTTGTCTTTTGATAACGCGGTTGTCAATGCCTCAGTCCTACGGGGTTGGGATCATTTCTGGAAAATGCTGTTCCTGACAGTCGGTATTCTTATTGCAGTCTTCGGGATGCGTTTGATCTTCCCGGTGGTTATTGTTGCAGTGACTGCAGATCTGGGCTTTATGGAAGTGGTACGTCTGGCCTTGAATGATCCGAAAGAATATTCAGCACGTTTAATGGCACATCATCCTGAAATTGCTGCTTTTGGTGGTGCTTTCCTGTTGATGGTATTCCTGAACTTCTTCCTGGATGAAGAAAAAGACACGCACTGGTTTAGACGCGTAGAACGCCGTCTGTCCAATTTGGCCAATGTGCCGGCAATGTCGGTGTTTATTGCACTGGTGGCTTTGTTAATCATGGCAGCCAATGTCGATGAAGCCAAGCGTCTGGCAGTGACTATGGCGGGGATCTGGGGCATCGTGATTTATATCGGGGTGCAGGTTCTGAGCCATATGCTCGGTGGTGAACCGGAAGTCGATGAAGAAGGTAATGCCATTCGTCATGATGAAAATGGCGTACCGACCGGTGTAGTGAAAGCCGGTATTGGTGGTTTCCTCTATCTAGAAGTCCTGGATGCCTCTTTCAGTTTTGATGGCGTGATCGGTGCCTTTGCGATTACCTCAGACGTGGTCATCATCATGCTGGGTCTGGCAATTGGTGCGATCTTTGTCCGTTCAATGACGATTTATCTGGTTGAGCAGGGCACATTGGATGCCTATATCTACCTGGAACATGGTGCGCATTATGCCATCGGTGCACTGGCTTTCATTATGATTGCCAGCGGAACCGGTCTGCATGTACCAGAAGTGGTGACCGGTCTGATCGGTGTGGCTTTTATTGTCTGGGCAGTATTCGCCTCGATTCAGTACAAGAAACGTCAGGCGGCTTTAGACAAATAA
- the tenA gene encoding thiaminase II → MSFSQEVWQRNLGLYQKTLALPFNQQLAQGTLSREAFSHYVIQDAHYLLAYGRALAVCAAKAFEADDVIQFAEAAKIAIVVERSLHDGFMQDFGISKEQFENTPLTLACHHYTSYLTSTAWSESYPVVLASLLPCFWIYAEVGKDIVDNSAPNNPYQAWVDTYSGEEFHTAVRNVIATVDRVAARVDADTLEKMHAAYTHAARLEWLFWHSAFEQRQWPGLDE, encoded by the coding sequence ATGAGTTTTTCACAAGAGGTATGGCAACGTAATCTCGGACTTTATCAGAAGACCCTGGCCCTGCCCTTTAATCAGCAACTGGCGCAAGGTACTTTAAGCCGTGAAGCCTTTAGTCATTATGTGATTCAGGATGCGCATTATTTACTGGCCTATGGCCGTGCACTGGCCGTGTGTGCCGCCAAAGCTTTTGAAGCGGACGATGTAATTCAGTTTGCCGAGGCAGCCAAAATTGCGATTGTGGTGGAACGTAGCCTGCATGATGGCTTTATGCAGGATTTCGGCATTAGCAAAGAGCAGTTTGAAAATACCCCGCTGACTCTGGCGTGTCATCACTATACCTCTTATCTGACTTCGACCGCCTGGTCAGAAAGCTACCCGGTGGTACTGGCCTCGTTGCTGCCTTGTTTCTGGATTTATGCCGAAGTTGGTAAAGATATTGTCGACAACTCTGCGCCGAATAATCCGTATCAAGCCTGGGTAGATACCTATTCAGGAGAGGAATTCCACACTGCGGTACGGAATGTGATTGCGACCGTTGACCGTGTTGCGGCGCGTGTCGATGCAGATACACTGGAAAAAATGCATGCAGCTTATACGCATGCTGCCCGTCTGGAATGGTTATTCTGGCATAGTGCCTTTGAGCAACGCCAGTGGCCTGGTCTGGATGAATAA
- a CDS encoding IS4 family transposase, which translates to MNLSQNLDLTLKQTLPSLSQFSELIDLNWIEDCLDQTGKASIRKRKLPAEHVVWLVIGLALFRNQPIWYVVQQLQLVFGTAEYCVPSASVQARQRLGLEPMSALFSTLSQAWFKDSQQQYSNFHGLCVCAVDGVVWSMPHTEENFKHFGSSKGKTAAAPYPQVRATCLVNTNTHEMIDAQMGSMDQGELTLASQLKAPVRSITLFDRAYFSADFLVSWQSQAEESHWLMRAKDNLRYEVIHHNAAHDFQIKMPVSARAKKINPSLGDYWEARLIEVEYAGKIRRYITSLTDSKVYPFKDLAMLYIQRWEIEMCYREIKSDLQDARILRSKQPDLVYQELWGVFIAYNILRRQMRFIAEHAKVSPLRISFHIASMSIINILRHTPLESAGNLPKHLAQLFEQSKIFVLPEKRQRQCPRVVKIKAQKYPRKCQSIS; encoded by the coding sequence ATGAATTTATCTCAGAATCTAGATTTAACATTAAAACAAACCCTACCTTCACTTTCACAATTCAGTGAATTGATTGATTTAAACTGGATTGAAGATTGCTTAGACCAAACAGGTAAAGCATCAATTCGAAAAAGAAAACTGCCTGCTGAACATGTTGTTTGGCTGGTAATCGGACTTGCTCTATTTCGAAATCAACCGATTTGGTATGTGGTTCAACAATTGCAACTTGTTTTCGGTACGGCAGAATACTGTGTACCGAGTGCATCCGTACAAGCAAGACAACGCTTAGGCTTAGAACCCATGAGTGCTTTATTTTCGACATTAAGTCAGGCATGGTTTAAAGACTCACAACAACAATATAGCAACTTTCACGGTCTATGCGTTTGTGCTGTAGATGGTGTGGTTTGGTCTATGCCTCATACAGAAGAAAACTTTAAGCACTTTGGTTCATCCAAAGGCAAAACAGCAGCTGCACCTTACCCACAAGTTAGAGCGACTTGCCTGGTGAATACCAATACCCATGAAATGATTGATGCCCAAATGGGTAGTATGGATCAAGGTGAATTAACCTTAGCCAGTCAATTAAAAGCACCAGTTCGCAGTATTACCCTATTTGATCGTGCTTACTTCTCTGCTGATTTTTTAGTGAGCTGGCAATCTCAGGCAGAAGAGAGTCATTGGTTGATGCGAGCAAAGGACAACCTGCGTTATGAAGTGATTCATCATAATGCGGCCCATGACTTTCAGATCAAAATGCCTGTTTCAGCAAGAGCAAAAAAGATAAATCCGTCATTGGGTGACTATTGGGAAGCACGTTTAATTGAAGTTGAATATGCAGGAAAAATAAGACGTTACATTACATCATTAACAGATTCTAAAGTTTATCCATTCAAAGACCTTGCAATGCTTTATATCCAGCGTTGGGAAATAGAAATGTGTTATCGGGAAATTAAAAGTGATTTACAGGATGCAAGGATTTTAAGAAGCAAACAACCTGATTTGGTCTATCAAGAATTGTGGGGGGTATTTATTGCATATAATATCTTAAGAAGACAGATGAGGTTTATCGCTGAACATGCAAAGGTGAGTCCTTTAAGGATCAGTTTCCATATTGCATCTATGAGTATTATCAATATCTTAAGGCACACACCTTTAGAATCAGCAGGAAACCTACCCAAACATTTAGCGCAATTATTTGAACAATCTAAAATATTTGTATTACCTGAAAAAAGGCAAAGGCAATGTCCGCGAGTAGTGAAAATTAAAGCACAAAAATATCCAAGAAAATGCCAGTCAATTTCTTAA